A window of the Tachyglossus aculeatus isolate mTacAcu1 chromosome 2, mTacAcu1.pri, whole genome shotgun sequence genome harbors these coding sequences:
- the EIF1B gene encoding eukaryotic translation initiation factor 1b: MSSIQNLQSFDPFADATKGDDLLPAGTEDYIHIRIQQRNGRKTLTTVQGIADDYDKKKLVKAFKKKFACNGTVIEHPEYGEVIQLQGDQRKNICQFLLEVGIVKEEQLKVHGF; encoded by the exons ACCCCTTTGCTGATGCAACTAAGGGCGACGACTTACTCCCGGCAGGGACCGAGGATTACATTCATATAAGGATCCAGCAACGGAACGGCCGGAAGACTCTGACTACCGTTCAGGGGATCGCGGATGATTATGACAAAAAAAAGCTTGTGAAAGCTTTCAAAAAG AAATTTGCTTGCAATGGTACTGTGATTGAGCATCCTGAATACGGTGAAGTCATCCAGCTTCAAGGTGACCAAAGAAAAAACATTTGCCAATTCCTCTTGGAG GTTGGCATTGTCAAGGAAGAGCAGCTCAAGGTCCATGGCTTCTAA